Within Candidatus Schekmanbacteria bacterium RIFCSPLOWO2_02_FULL_38_14, the genomic segment ACCAAGAAAATCCCAATTGGAAGAATTGGTAAGAAAAACTGATCCTCTATTCCTCGAAATTGATATAGAGGCAGAGGAATTAGCAGAACGTTATCTCAAAGAGGGAATCATCCCTGAACGGTATAAGTGATGCACTTCATATAGCTGTTGCTGTAGTAAATGAAATTGAGGTAATCGTCAGCTGGAATTTCGAGCATATAGTAAAACTAAAAACAAGAGTTATGGTTAATGGAGTAAATAGGTTATTGGGGTATCACGATATAGAAATTTGTACTCCTGAGGAGGTAGTAGAATTATGAAGGATTTAAAAGGATTAAAAGAAATCCATGAGATAATGGAAAAGATTCATGATGAAGAGAAAGGATTGACTGCTGAGCAGAGGGTGAAAAAGATTAGAGAAGAATCTGATAAATTCATGAGGGAACGCAAACTAAATTTAAAGCGAGTCAAATCGAAAAAACTAAAACATATTGCGGTATAATTAGTCCCTTTTTTAGAAAATGAAAAGAACTACAAGCATGCCACTTAGAATAATCGTGGAATCATAACACTGGATTCTGACTTTACTAATGGTCATCCCATTTTCTCCTTAACTTCTTGCTATAATAATATTTATCTTTGAATGGTACGCTTGTTGTTATTTCAAATAAAAGAGGTAATTAACTTGTACAGATACCATTAAATTTCCTTGACGTGAGGGAGAAGTACAGTTAGATAAATAGAAAATTATTCAAATTTTTATGAAAAAAGAAAAGTTAACACGGGGTCTTATTCAGGTTTATACCGGCAATGGCAAGGGAAAGACAACAGCTGCCTTTGGACTTGCTTTGCGGGCTGCGGGCAGGGGACTGAGGGTCTTCATTCTCCAGTTCATGAAGGGAGGAGATTATGGAGAGGTCAAGGCGGTAAAATTACTTAAGCCTTACATAACTATAAAGAAGACAGGGCTTTGTACTTTTGTTAACAAGAATAATCCAACAAGGAAAGATATAAAACTTGCAGGAGAGGGATTGAAAACTGCTTTAAAGACAATTGAAGATGGAAAATACGATGTGGTTATTCTTGATGAAATTATCTGTGCTGTTGACTTTAAGCTTCTGGATTTGAAAAAGGTACTGAATCTGCTTGAAAAGAAACCTCCTTTTGTTGAGCTGATTTTGACAGGAAGGAATGCGCCAAAGGAGATAATGGATATGGCAGACCTTGTTACAGAGATGAAAGAGATTAAGCATTATTACAGGAATCTTAAGATTGGAGCAAGAAAAGGAATAGAGTTATAAGAAATGGAAAAAATTGATTACAAGAACACTTTAAATCTTCCAAATACCTCCTTCCCGATGAAGGCTAATCTTGCACAGAAAGAGCCAGATTTTCTTGCAAGATGGGATAAAAATAAGATTTATACAAAGCTGCGGCAAAAATATTCCGGCACCAAGAAATATATTCTTCACGATGGTCCCCCTTATGCAAACGGGCATATCCATATAGGAACAGCTCTGAATAAAATTCTTAAGGATATTGTTGTGAAGATTAAGGCTATGGAAGGTTATGATGCAGTATATGTGCCTGGATGGGACTGTCACGGGCTTCCAATTGAGCACGAGGTGGACAAAAGCCTCGGGAAAAAGAAAGCCTCACTCTCTGTGGTTGAGATTAGAAAGATGTGCCAGGAATACGCAATGAGGTTTGTTAATATACAGAGGGAGGAGTTTAAGAGGCTCGGAATACTTGCAGACTGGGAAAATCCCTACCTTACGATGTCTCCTGAATATGGTGCGGCAATTATCAGGGAGCTGGGAAAGTTTTTTCAAAACGGAGGCGTATATCGCGGCAAGAAGCCAATCTACTGGTGTGCTTCCTGCAAGACCGCTCTCGCAGAGGCAGAGGTTGAGTATGAGGAGCATACCTCGCTTTCGGTTTATGTAAAATTCCCTGTTGTGAAGGAAAAGAGCGGAGTCTTAAAGAATATTAAAAAGGATAAAATCGATTTCCTCATCTGGACGACGACTCCATGGACACTGCCTGCAAACCTTGCAATATGCCTTCATCCTGATTTTATCTATTCAGCAATTGAAGTCAGCGGAGAGGTGATGGTTGTTGCCAGGGAACTTGTAAAGGATGTAGTGAGAAAAATGGGGAAAATAGACTATCATACTCTCGGTGAATACAAGGGGACAGAACTTGAAGGGATAAGGTGCCAGCATCCTCTGTACAAAAGAGAGTCTGTTGTAATTTTTGGTGAACATGTGAACCTTGAGCAGGGAACAGGATGTGTCCATACTGCTCCGGGGCACGGCGCAGAGGACTACGATATGGGACTGAAGTACGGGCTTGAAATCTACAACCCTGTTGATGATGAGGGAAAATTTACAAAAGATATAGAAGAGTTTGCAGGGATGAAGGTTTTTGAGGCAAACTTTCTGATAAAGGATAAGCTCAGGGAGCTTGGTTCCCTGATATTTGAAGAAAAAATCAAACATTCCTATCCCCATTGCTGGAGATGCAAAAACCCGGTAATTTTCCGCGCTACGGAGCAGTGGTTTATTTCCATGGAAACCAATGGCCTCAGGAAAAAAGCCCTCAGTGAAATCAGGAAAGTAAAATGGATTCCGCCATGGGGTGAAAACAGAATTACAGGAATGATTGAGAACCGTCCGGACTGGTGTATCTCAAGGCAGAGGTCGTGGGGGGTTCCGATAACAGTGTTTTACTGCACCTCATGCAATGAGATTCTTGCAAGCGGAGAGGTTTTTGAAGCAGTTGCAAGGGTTGTTGAAAGGGAGGGAACAGGGGCTTGGTTTTCAAAAGAGGCTCAGGAGATTTTACCGCAGAATGTTTCCTGTAAAAAATGCAACGGAAAAAGCTTCAGAAAGGAAACGGATATTCTTGATGTCTGGTTTGATTCAGGGACAAGCCACGAGGCGGTTCTTGCAAAAAGAAAAGAACTTTCCTTGCCTGCTGATATGTACCTTGAGGGAAGCGACCAGCACAGGGGATGGTTTAACAGCTCTCTTCTTATTGCTGTAGCAAATCGTGGCGCATCTCCGTTTAACGCAGTTCTGACACACGGCTATGTGGTTGATGGCGCCGGAAAAAAGATGTCAAAATCTGCCGGCAATGTTATTGCTCCTCAGGAGATAATAAAGAAATACGGCGCAGAGATTTTAAGACTATGGGCATCTTCTGTTGACTACAGGGATGATATAAGAATATCAAATGAAATCATAGAAAGGTTGTCAGAGGCATATCGTAAAATCAGAAATACCTTTAAATACCTGCTGGGAAACCTTTATGATTTTGATTTTAAAAAAAACAGGGTCTCCTGCAGTGAAATGGAGGAGATTGACAGATGGGCACTCCATCACCTCCAGAAATTAATAGAACGGGTGAGAAGCGCCTTTGATGAATTTGAGTTCCATGTATTTTTCCATATGTTCCATAATTTCTGCTCTGTCCATATGAGCTCCTTCTACCTTGATATAATAAAGGACAGGCTTTACACATCAAAACCTGATTCAAGGGAGAGACGCTCTGCGCAGACAGCCCTTTATTTAATCCTTGACTCAATGGTCAGGCTTATGGCTCCAATCCTTTCCTTTACCGCAGAAGAAATCTGGGGATATCTTCCGGGCAACTCAATGAGGGAAGAGAGCGTTCATCTTTCTCTTTTCCCTGAGGTTAAGAATGAATATGTTGACCAAGAGCTGGCAGCAAGATGGGAGAATATAATCCTTTTGAGGGAAGAAGCAGCAAAAAAACTTGAAACGGCAAGAAGGGAGAAACTCATAGGTCACTCGCTTGACGCACTGGTTGAGATAAAGGGAAAAGGGAAAAACTTTCAGTTCTTCAAAACTTACCAAAACCAGCTTCACACAATCTTCATAGTGTCGCAGGTTATTTTAAAGGAAGAGGATGTTGATGAAGACTCCTTTGAGAATGAAGCCCTGAGGGGTTTGAAAATCTCTGTTTCGAGGGCAAAAGGGGAAAAGTGCGACAGGTGCTGGATGTACAGCGAAAGCATTGGCGAAAAAAGAGAGCATCCAACAGTATGTTCAAGGTGTGGCGGGAATCTGTGATAAAATTTCAAGTTTCCGGACTGAATTTTACAAACTCAGCGGTCCGATTGCTCCGAGGCTTTCAAGCTCTATTACAAGCCAGAAGAACTGGTCATTTCTTATTTCATCATCAAAAGTCATCTTGGAATGTCCTTCCCTGAAATATTCTCTTACTCCATAGAGCGCTTCAACTGACCAGCACTGGCTTGAATATTTTGTGCGAATGGCAAATTCACGCTGGCTCAGGCTGAAGAGGTCACTGTCAAGAGATTGTTCTGAGGAATAGAACCTTCCGAGGTATCCAAGCTCCCAGCCGTTTGGAATGTTAAGGTCAAGCTTCAAGGTGGTGAAGGTATTACGAAGAGGAGTCTGGATTCTGGATGACGGGTTATAATCCGGTTCATACCAGTCAAGAGCCTGGTTTTTTTCAGGGTCTGTCCATCGCATGGAAAGTGAGGCATTAAGTTTTGTTCTGAAAAATTCACGCTCAAAGTTGATATTTCCTATAAATCTGTCAAGGGCTCCGTCAGTGGGGTCAAAGAAGGAGTTAAGGTTAAATACAAGATATTTATATGGATAGAGCTCCAAATCAAAGTTTAGATCAGAAAAGGCTTTTTTCTGCACATCAACCCTGCTCTGACTGAGGATTTTGTTGCCAAAACGCCCCTCTCTTACAATTCTGTCCCTTGTACTTTTTTTATCCTTCATAAAGTCATAATACTGGCTTATCTTAATGGTTGCTACCTCCCTTGCTGTTTCATTTCCATTTCCGGCATCTTTGAATTTTGCATAAAAACGGTTGGTGATTGAGTAGGAAAGAAACTCTCTCCCCTTAATATAATCCAGAGAATCTGTCTGTATTATAGTGCTCTGGTCAACGCTTGGAATATACTGATATTCAACAACAGGTTCAATTACGTGCTTTAGTTTGCTGATATCCAGAAAATTAAATCCAAGGGTTTTATAAATTCTCGGGGCATCAAACCTTAAGGAGAAGTCAAAAAGTTCTCTTGATAATGCCGAGTCCCCGCTGAAATCTGTTCTCTTGCCTGTACTGTCGGCTTTACCCTGAAATTCCTCGCTCCTGTTCCTGCTCGACTGAAGCCTGTGGGTATAATAGGTTTCTCTTATCCCTATTGCTGGGGTAAGGGTCATAAAATTTTTATAACTTAAAGGCAGTAAGATGCTGGGGTGTATATCCAGTCTTTCGGTAATAAATGAGTTTTTTGTATCACCGTCAAAGGTGTAGTCATTTGTATCTTTACTGCTTTTTAATGACGCAAAGGAAGCTTCAAGGTGAAACTGAAAAGGCATTAGTTCCGAGAGTTTTTCAAAGTCTTTGAAAATACCGTTTCTGCCAAAAACAGGCTGGGCAATGCTTATGAATTTCAGTTCAGGAAGATGCTGGTATATGCTTTCAATACTTGCTTCTCTTGAACCTTCTGGGTCTACTGCCTGCGACTTGATTCTGTCCTCATAGCCGCTTATGTTTAAAAGAAAGGCATTTTTCTCCCATGTTTTTGTAAGCGAAAAATAAGAATCAGACTTAATATCAGACTGTTTTGTTCTTTCTTCAAATGTTTCCTTAAAATCCCTGTTAAAGTTTTCATCGCTTCTTAAATCAACCTTTAAAATCATTCTCAGGTTTTCAGGAAAACTTTGCTGGTGGAAGGCAAAGAAATTCCACCTTGCTTTTTTTCCTGTTGTTCCGCTTTCATTACTGTAACCTGATCGGGTATCTATTATATATCCATTGACAGCGCCTGAACTTTCCTCGTCAATTACATACCTGAAGTTTCCCTCTGCGCCTACTCCTCTTTTTCCCTGATAGTCGATATTGAAGGTTGCATCAGCATAATCAGTCAGCGCCCAGAAGAATGGCTGGTACCAGCGGAATCCGTTTCTTGTGCTGGAACCGATTTTTGGAAATAAAAGTCCGGTAGCGCGTTTGGTTTTTATTGGTACAAGGAGATGGGGGAAATAGAATACCGGAACTTTTTTTATTGCAAATGAAGCATCCTTGGCATGAAGCATTCCTTCTACTTCTGCTGTTGCCTCTGAGGTTTTAATAGACCATTCAGGGACCGGCTTCTGACAGGCTGTGTAATATCCGTTTATAATTTTATATTTATCAACTCCGAGCCTTCTTATCTCAACCCCTGTGAGGTAATAGGTTGGCTCAAGAAATAATTCACCATTATAGATTACCCCAATCTGTGTTTTGATGTTAAGGTCCATAGATTCACAGAAAAGCACTGATGAGCCATCTTCGACAACCACATTGCCTGTCGCTTTTACGTTTCCTGTTTCAAGGTTATATTCAGCCCTGTCTGCCTGAAGGCTCATGCCGCGGTACTGTATGTCCACTGAGCCTTCACCTATAAGGAGGTTCTCATCTTTTCTGTAATCTAAATTCTCAGCGTAAAAATCAACCGGTATGGTATCATCTTTGCCCATTGCTTTTATTCTGTCAGAAATCTTTTCTGAAGCGAAATCAGCTGTCTTTTCTGCAAAAGAAATGACAGTGAGGCTTTTCAGAATCAGAAGCATTAAAAATATGTAAAGGAAATTTTTTCTCATAAACCCTTTTCTTTAGCGTCCTAAATAAAAATACCCCTCTTTGCTCTCCTTATAGTTTTTCCGGTTGCTGTTTTCTTTTTTTTCAAATTTTTTAAGAATATCAGCAACAAGAAAAGTAGAACCGGTAACGCAGATTAAGTCATTTTTTTCTGAAAGTTTTTGAGCGAGTTCCAGCGCTTTTACCGGGTTTGCCATTGCTATTACCCTGTTATCATCAGCGAAAAAAGTTTCTTTTATCTTTTCAGGGTCAAGTGAGCGCGGATGGTCAGGTTTTGAAAGAATTATGTTTTTTGCCAGAGGCTTCAGGGTTTTTAATATTTCAGCATAGTTTTTGTCAGACAGGGCAGCGTAGACAAAATTAACAGGCATATCTTTCAGGGCATCACTTTTCAGAAATTCACAAAGCTGCAGAATTCCTGAGATGTTATGGGCACAGTCAAAAAGCATTTTTCCGGGGCTTTGGATAAATTCAAGCCTTCCGCGCCAAATTACATTTTTCA encodes:
- a CDS encoding isoleucine--tRNA ligase; translation: MDYKNTLNLPNTSFPMKANLAQKEPDFLARWDKNKIYTKLRQKYSGTKKYILHDGPPYANGHIHIGTALNKILKDIVVKIKAMEGYDAVYVPGWDCHGLPIEHEVDKSLGKKKASLSVVEIRKMCQEYAMRFVNIQREEFKRLGILADWENPYLTMSPEYGAAIIRELGKFFQNGGVYRGKKPIYWCASCKTALAEAEVEYEEHTSLSVYVKFPVVKEKSGVLKNIKKDKIDFLIWTTTPWTLPANLAICLHPDFIYSAIEVSGEVMVVARELVKDVVRKMGKIDYHTLGEYKGTELEGIRCQHPLYKRESVVIFGEHVNLEQGTGCVHTAPGHGAEDYDMGLKYGLEIYNPVDDEGKFTKDIEEFAGMKVFEANFLIKDKLRELGSLIFEEKIKHSYPHCWRCKNPVIFRATEQWFISMETNGLRKKALSEIRKVKWIPPWGENRITGMIENRPDWCISRQRSWGVPITVFYCTSCNEILASGEVFEAVARVVEREGTGAWFSKEAQEILPQNVSCKKCNGKSFRKETDILDVWFDSGTSHEAVLAKRKELSLPADMYLEGSDQHRGWFNSSLLIAVANRGASPFNAVLTHGYVVDGAGKKMSKSAGNVIAPQEIIKKYGAEILRLWASSVDYRDDIRISNEIIERLSEAYRKIRNTFKYLLGNLYDFDFKKNRVSCSEMEEIDRWALHHLQKLIERVRSAFDEFEFHVFFHMFHNFCSVHMSSFYLDIIKDRLYTSKPDSRERRSAQTALYLILDSMVRLMAPILSFTAEEIWGYLPGNSMREESVHLSLFPEVKNEYVDQELAARWENIILLREEAAKKLETARREKLIGHSLDALVEIKGKGKNFQFFKTYQNQLHTIFIVSQVILKEEDVDEDSFENEALRGLKISVSRAKGEKCDRCWMYSESIGEKREHPTVCSRCGGNL
- a CDS encoding cob(I)yrinic acid a,c-diamide adenosyltransferase; translation: MKKEKLTRGLIQVYTGNGKGKTTAAFGLALRAAGRGLRVFILQFMKGGDYGEVKAVKLLKPYITIKKTGLCTFVNKNNPTRKDIKLAGEGLKTALKTIEDGKYDVVILDEIICAVDFKLLDLKKVLNLLEKKPPFVELILTGRNAPKEIMDMADLVTEMKEIKHYYRNLKIGARKGIEL